The Erythrobacter insulae genome window below encodes:
- a CDS encoding virB8 family protein → MCDCRLRHQTRQFGVRICKLYSQRNRFPEHRFAILSAITSRRQCIEPLCQARAQIYSLERSNKRAWMVAIIAALIALLEAVALVFLLPLKTVEPYTLLVDRQTGNVETLAPLDESIIAPDAALTRSMLVQYITARESFMQDALQQDYRKVTLMSDRTVSQQYQRAMDAGNPESPLAYLPSRAMITTNIKSVSTLDRNRALVRFTTQRTDPGAVPQTTQHWAAVIGYQFVGAEMSEADRYVNPLGFQVTSYRRDAETLPEEGIVNGTQTPEIGNDTP, encoded by the coding sequence ATATGTGATTGCAGACTACGGCACCAAACAAGGCAATTTGGTGTCCGAATTTGCAAACTTTATTCGCAGCGCAACAGATTTCCAGAACACCGTTTCGCCATTTTATCCGCAATAACAAGCAGGCGGCAGTGTATCGAGCCGCTATGTCAAGCAAGAGCGCAGATTTACAGCCTGGAGCGTTCAAACAAGCGCGCATGGATGGTGGCAATTATCGCCGCACTGATCGCGCTGCTCGAAGCGGTTGCCCTCGTATTTCTTTTGCCGCTGAAAACGGTTGAACCTTACACTTTGCTGGTTGATCGTCAGACGGGCAATGTCGAAACGCTTGCACCTCTGGATGAAAGTATCATTGCGCCTGATGCCGCACTAACGCGCTCTATGCTGGTGCAATATATCACTGCCCGCGAAAGCTTTATGCAAGACGCATTGCAGCAGGATTACCGCAAGGTCACCCTGATGTCTGATCGAACCGTAAGCCAGCAATATCAGCGAGCTATGGATGCCGGCAATCCCGAAAGCCCGCTGGCGTATCTGCCCAGTCGGGCGATGATCACTACGAATATCAAGAGCGTTTCGACCTTGGACCGAAACCGCGCTCTGGTGCGGTTTACAACGCAGCGCACCGATCCTGGAGCGGTCCCGCAAACAACCCAGCATTGGGCGGCGGTGATCGGGTATCAGTTTGTCGGTGCCGAAATGAGCGAGGCCGATCGGTATGTAAACCCGCTTGGCTTTCAGGTGACAAGTTACCGCAGGGACGCCGAAACTTTGCCTGAAGAAGGCATCGTCAACGGCACACAGACACCCGAAATCGGCAACGACACCCCATGA
- a CDS encoding thiol-disulfide oxidoreductase DCC family protein, with the protein MSTSQISPGQQRIKVWYDGACPMCQREIALMRRLDTNSAIAFVDVADKGDPACPIDQSRLLERFHAEEDGQIVSGAAAFAAMWRAIPRLRWLGLIARNQAMLRILEWLYVQHLKIRPQLQRLFRKLD; encoded by the coding sequence ATGAGCACATCGCAAATAAGCCCCGGGCAACAGCGCATCAAAGTCTGGTATGATGGGGCGTGCCCCATGTGCCAGCGCGAAATTGCGCTGATGCGCCGCCTCGATACGAATTCTGCAATCGCATTTGTGGATGTTGCCGATAAAGGTGATCCTGCCTGCCCGATCGATCAAAGCCGTTTGCTGGAACGGTTCCACGCCGAAGAAGACGGCCAAATCGTAAGCGGCGCAGCGGCGTTTGCTGCAATGTGGCGCGCAATTCCGAGACTGCGCTGGCTTGGCCTGATCGCACGCAACCAGGCTATGCTGCGCATTCTTGAATGGCTTTACGTGCAGCATCTCAAAATCCGCCCGCAATTGCAGCGTCTTTTCCGAAAGCTGGACTAA
- a CDS encoding alpha-hydroxy-acid oxidizing protein has translation MKNFGGMQNEIYNAGLKGHLPHFPVDFATLEARAHEALGPMLTNYVAGGCGDEHTQDMNASAFHHWGMIPRMMVDCTERDLSIELFGQQFDNPLFMAPIGLNGEATQDRHGDMAAARASALTGVPFCASTLGNDPLEDVKKACGDTPAFFQLYTPRNREFAESLIKRAENAGYSALVVTLDTWVTGWRPRDLNASNFPQLRGKVLQNYFQDPVFRSLLDKPPEEDMEAAIMMFAGVFGQVLTWDDVKWFKSVTDMPIVLKGICHPDDARRAVDSGADAVYCSNHGGRQANGGIATIDLLEDVVKAAGDVPVMFDSGIRSGSDAVKALAMGARSVGVGRPYTYGLALGGAEGAAWVLRSMLAEADLLMAVNGYPTLEDVRIAGVQRTDLAVD, from the coding sequence ATGAAAAATTTCGGCGGGATGCAAAATGAGATTTATAATGCGGGCCTGAAAGGGCATTTGCCGCATTTTCCGGTTGATTTTGCCACCCTTGAAGCACGGGCTCATGAAGCGCTCGGCCCGATGCTCACGAATTATGTCGCCGGCGGATGCGGCGATGAGCATACTCAGGATATGAACGCTTCGGCGTTTCACCACTGGGGCATGATCCCGCGGATGATGGTCGATTGTACCGAGCGGGATTTGTCGATTGAATTGTTCGGGCAGCAATTTGATAACCCGCTTTTCATGGCGCCGATTGGTTTGAATGGCGAAGCGACGCAGGACCGTCATGGCGATATGGCGGCGGCGCGTGCATCCGCGCTCACAGGTGTTCCGTTCTGCGCTTCGACGCTCGGGAATGACCCGCTCGAAGACGTAAAAAAAGCGTGCGGCGATACGCCGGCCTTTTTCCAGCTTTACACTCCGCGTAATCGAGAATTTGCCGAAAGCCTGATCAAGCGAGCCGAGAATGCGGGATATTCTGCGCTCGTTGTGACGCTCGATACTTGGGTGACAGGGTGGCGTCCGCGCGATCTTAATGCGTCCAATTTTCCGCAATTGCGGGGTAAAGTGCTCCAGAATTATTTCCAAGATCCTGTGTTCCGTTCGCTGTTGGACAAGCCGCCTGAAGAAGACATGGAAGCGGCGATCATGATGTTTGCCGGGGTTTTTGGTCAGGTTTTGACTTGGGACGATGTGAAATGGTTCAAATCGGTTACGGATATGCCGATTGTGCTCAAAGGGATCTGTCATCCTGATGATGCGCGCCGGGCGGTCGATAGCGGTGCGGATGCAGTCTATTGTTCCAATCATGGCGGGCGTCAGGCCAATGGCGGCATTGCGACGATCGATCTGCTCGAAGATGTGGTGAAAGCCGCAGGCGATGTACCGGTCATGTTTGACAGCGGCATTCGTTCCGGTTCCGACGCCGTCAAGGCACTTGCGATGGGAGCAAGGTCTGTGGGGGTCGGGCGGCCTTACACCTATGGTCTTGCGCTTGGCGGAGCTGAAGGCGCCGCTTGGGTGCTGCGTTCAATGCTGGCCGAGGCCGATTTGCTGATGGCGGTGAACGGGTATCCGACCCTTGAAGATGTGCGCATCGCGGGGGTCCAGCGGACCGATCTGGCGGTTGACTAG
- a CDS encoding NAD-dependent succinate-semialdehyde dehydrogenase: MTNYPGLKMLIAGEWIAEGGAGTMPVNNPATEAKIGDCPMVSSEQLDAAVAAADEAFPKWAATPGAERHKILRRAAELLRERKTDIARIVMLEVGKPNAQALGEIGSAADLIDFLGEEAKRQGGRLVPVRSPNLLQQRVTQEPIGPAALFTPWNFPINLPAKKIAGALAAGCSCILKPAETTPASAQMLVQCFTDAGVPAGVINLVFGDPAKISEHLITAPAMRKISFTGSTAVGKQLGALAAQGLKRFTAELGGHAPVVIGKSADFDRTVAACAATKYRNAGQVCVSPTRFLAARDIYDRFVSEFVARVNDLKVGDPSADDSVTMGPLAHAGRVNAMQELMGALGGSKGEIVTGGSAIEGPGHFFQPTVIANPSANSRLMTEEPFGPVAGIVPYDDIEDAVRIANSLRYGLAAYAFTADLDESHYLGGALRAGMVAINHFAVGSPETPFGGTGDSGFGSESGVEGYLGYTETKLVTVAKSGG, encoded by the coding sequence ATGACGAATTATCCAGGATTGAAGATGCTGATCGCCGGCGAATGGATTGCCGAAGGCGGGGCAGGAACAATGCCCGTCAACAATCCCGCGACAGAAGCGAAAATCGGCGATTGCCCGATGGTCTCAAGCGAGCAATTGGATGCCGCCGTTGCAGCCGCAGATGAAGCCTTTCCCAAATGGGCCGCAACACCGGGCGCAGAACGACACAAGATCCTGCGCCGCGCGGCAGAGCTTCTGCGAGAGCGCAAGACCGATATAGCGCGCATCGTGATGCTGGAAGTCGGCAAACCCAACGCTCAGGCCTTGGGCGAAATCGGCAGCGCGGCTGACCTCATCGATTTCCTCGGCGAAGAAGCAAAGCGGCAAGGCGGACGGCTGGTTCCAGTGCGGAGCCCCAACCTGCTTCAGCAGCGCGTGACGCAGGAACCGATCGGCCCCGCTGCCCTGTTTACCCCGTGGAATTTCCCGATCAACCTGCCTGCCAAAAAGATCGCAGGTGCCTTGGCCGCTGGATGTTCCTGCATCCTGAAACCTGCGGAAACCACGCCTGCATCCGCACAAATGCTGGTTCAATGCTTTACAGATGCGGGCGTCCCCGCAGGCGTAATCAACCTTGTCTTCGGCGATCCGGCCAAGATTTCCGAACATCTGATCACCGCGCCGGCGATGCGCAAGATCAGTTTCACCGGATCAACCGCCGTAGGCAAACAATTGGGCGCGCTGGCGGCGCAAGGGCTGAAACGCTTCACCGCCGAGCTCGGCGGTCACGCTCCGGTTGTCATCGGCAAAAGCGCCGACTTTGACCGGACGGTGGCGGCCTGTGCCGCGACCAAATACCGCAATGCCGGGCAAGTGTGTGTCTCCCCCACCCGTTTTCTGGCGGCCCGCGATATTTACGACCGTTTCGTCAGCGAATTTGTGGCGCGCGTAAACGATCTGAAAGTCGGCGATCCCAGCGCCGATGACAGCGTGACTATGGGGCCGCTGGCGCATGCAGGCCGGGTCAATGCGATGCAGGAATTGATGGGCGCGCTGGGCGGTTCCAAGGGTGAGATTGTGACCGGTGGATCGGCTATCGAAGGGCCCGGACACTTCTTTCAGCCAACAGTGATTGCAAATCCATCGGCCAACAGCCGCCTGATGACCGAAGAACCCTTTGGTCCGGTGGCTGGCATTGTGCCGTATGACGATATCGAGGATGCGGTGAGGATCGCGAATTCGCTGCGCTATGGCTTGGCAGCATACGCCTTCACAGCCGATCTTGATGAAAGCCATTATCTCGGCGGCGCATTGCGAGCCGGGATGGTCGCGATCAACCATTTTGCGGTGGGCTCACCCGAGACCCCGTTTGGCGGAACCGGCGATAGCGGTTTTGGCTCGGAAAGCGGTGTCGAAGGGTATCTGGGCTATACCGAGACGAAACTGGTCACGGTCGCCAAGTCGGGCGGATAA
- the ald gene encoding alanine dehydrogenase, with protein sequence MLVGVPKEIKNHEYRVGLTPEAAREYISRGHAVIVETGAGAGIDKSDAEYARIGAEIVSTAEEVFARADMIVKVKEPQPGEWTQLREGQILFTYLHLAPDPDQARGLMEAGVSAVAYETVTGPGGGLPLLAPMSEVAGRLSIEAGAQALRANNGGRGTLMGGVPGVLPARVVVLGGGVVGTQAARMAVGLGADVEIFDRSLPRLRQLDEMFQGRVSTRYSTAGTIEQALTAADVVIGAVLIPGASAPHLVPREDLKLMKNRAVLVDVAIDQGGCFETSKATTHENPTYEVDNVIHYCVANMPGAVPLTSSYALNNATLPFGLALAEKGVKACADDPHLTPGLNVHQGKIVNEAVAASLGF encoded by the coding sequence ATGCTGGTCGGCGTCCCCAAAGAGATCAAGAACCACGAATATCGCGTGGGGCTTACACCAGAGGCTGCTCGTGAATATATTTCGCGCGGTCATGCTGTCATTGTCGAGACGGGTGCGGGCGCGGGCATCGATAAATCCGATGCTGAATATGCCAGGATCGGCGCGGAAATAGTCAGCACAGCCGAAGAAGTTTTCGCGCGCGCAGACATGATTGTGAAAGTCAAAGAGCCTCAGCCCGGTGAATGGACCCAGCTGCGAGAAGGGCAAATCCTGTTCACCTATCTGCATCTTGCCCCTGATCCCGATCAGGCGCGCGGGCTGATGGAGGCGGGCGTCTCTGCGGTGGCTTATGAAACAGTAACCGGGCCGGGCGGCGGCCTGCCACTGCTCGCCCCGATGAGCGAAGTCGCCGGGCGGCTTTCAATTGAAGCGGGCGCACAGGCGCTGCGTGCAAATAATGGCGGACGCGGCACGTTGATGGGCGGCGTGCCCGGCGTTTTGCCAGCGCGCGTTGTGGTGCTCGGCGGCGGTGTTGTTGGCACTCAGGCGGCACGGATGGCTGTGGGTCTTGGCGCGGATGTCGAGATTTTTGACCGCTCTCTCCCGCGCCTTCGGCAATTGGACGAGATGTTTCAGGGCCGCGTCAGCACCCGGTATTCCACCGCGGGCACTATCGAACAGGCTTTGACAGCGGCGGATGTGGTGATCGGCGCTGTCCTGATCCCCGGTGCCAGCGCGCCGCATCTGGTGCCGCGTGAAGATCTGAAACTGATGAAGAACCGCGCGGTTCTGGTCGATGTGGCAATTGATCAGGGCGGCTGTTTCGAGACATCCAAAGCGACGACCCATGAAAATCCGACCTATGAAGTCGATAATGTGATCCATTACTGCGTTGCCAATATGCCCGGCGCGGTTCCGCTTACCTCCAGCTATGCTTTGAACAATGCGACGCTGCCTTTCGGGCTTGCGCTGGCTGAGAAGGGTGTGAAAGCCTGCGCCGACGATCCGCATCTCACACCGGGCCTGAACGTGCATCAGGGCAAGATTGTGAATGAAGCGGTTGCAGCAAGCCTCGGCTTTTAG
- a CDS encoding alternative oxidase: MQQFDTRTLVRQVNYDAELEAHVAPETLSDKIAFSFVKLLRFFADTFFAKRYGHRAVVLETVAAVPGMVGGLWQHLTALRNMRDDEGWIRTLLDEAENERMHLMTFIEIAQPNRLERALIVAVQMIFYNFYFFLYLIAPRTAHRVVGYFEEEAVFSYTQYLIEVDAGRHENVPAPQIAIDYWQLPQDARLRDVIIAVRADEAEHRDVNHCFVDKIDARREGDIARRRSLASD, from the coding sequence ATGCAACAGTTTGATACCCGTACGCTTGTCCGGCAGGTCAATTATGACGCCGAATTGGAGGCGCATGTCGCGCCGGAGACCTTGAGCGATAAAATCGCGTTCAGCTTTGTGAAGCTGCTGCGGTTTTTTGCCGATACATTTTTTGCCAAACGCTATGGCCACCGGGCAGTGGTGCTGGAAACCGTGGCCGCTGTGCCGGGCATGGTTGGCGGCCTGTGGCAGCACCTGACTGCGCTGCGCAACATGCGCGATGATGAAGGCTGGATCCGAACCCTGCTTGATGAAGCGGAGAACGAACGGATGCATCTGATGACCTTTATCGAGATTGCGCAGCCCAACCGGTTAGAGCGCGCCCTGATCGTCGCGGTCCAGATGATCTTCTACAACTTCTATTTCTTCCTGTACCTGATCGCACCGCGCACTGCGCACCGCGTGGTGGGATATTTCGAAGAAGAGGCGGTGTTCAGCTACACCCAATATCTGATCGAAGTGGATGCGGGGCGGCATGAAAATGTGCCTGCGCCTCAAATCGCGATTGATTATTGGCAATTGCCGCAGGATGCGCGGCTTCGCGACGTGATTATCGCGGTGCGGGCGGATGAGGCCGAGCACCGCGATGTGAACCACTGTTTCGTGGACAAGATCGATGCGCGGCGCGAAGGCGATATTGCGCGGCGACGCTCTTTAGCCAGCGATTAG
- a CDS encoding fumarylacetoacetate hydrolase family protein: MKLATLNDGTRDGKLVVVSTDLTRCCAAGYIAPTLQYALDNWARVAPELEVLARDVEHEAVPCERFHERQAHSPLPRAYQWADGSAYINHVELVRKARNAEVPDSFYHDPLMYQGGSDNFLPPRADIPLGDPAWGCDMEGEVAVVTDDVPMGVSVEDAAGHIKLIMLVNDVSLRGLIPGELAKGFGFFQSKPASAFSPVAVTPDELGEAWADSLIHLPLMVDYNGEPFGRAQAGKDATFNMAQLVAHAAKTRSLGAGTIIGSGTVSNKGPEGDPGKPVADGGLGYSCIAEIRMIETIRDGEAKTRFMRAGDTVKIEMRDAANHSIFGAIEQEVVEA; the protein is encoded by the coding sequence ATGAAACTCGCAACGCTCAACGATGGAACGCGTGACGGCAAACTGGTCGTCGTGTCCACAGATCTCACCCGCTGCTGCGCCGCTGGCTACATTGCGCCGACACTGCAATATGCGCTCGACAATTGGGCGCGGGTTGCGCCCGAGCTGGAAGTGCTGGCCCGCGATGTCGAACACGAAGCGGTGCCGTGTGAGCGGTTTCATGAGCGTCAGGCCCACTCGCCTCTGCCCCGCGCCTATCAATGGGCTGACGGATCGGCGTATATCAATCATGTCGAGCTGGTGCGTAAAGCGCGCAATGCCGAGGTACCAGACAGCTTTTACCACGATCCGTTGATGTATCAGGGCGGCAGTGACAACTTCCTCCCGCCGCGCGCGGACATTCCGCTCGGCGATCCGGCATGGGGCTGCGATATGGAAGGCGAAGTCGCCGTGGTGACTGACGACGTGCCGATGGGCGTTTCAGTCGAAGATGCGGCCGGGCACATCAAATTGATCATGCTGGTCAACGATGTCTCTCTGCGCGGCCTGATCCCTGGCGAACTCGCCAAAGGCTTTGGCTTTTTCCAGTCCAAACCCGCCAGCGCGTTCTCACCAGTTGCGGTTACTCCGGACGAGCTCGGCGAGGCATGGGCAGACAGTCTGATCCATCTGCCGCTTATGGTTGATTACAACGGCGAGCCGTTTGGCCGGGCGCAGGCAGGCAAGGATGCCACCTTCAACATGGCGCAGCTTGTCGCTCATGCGGCCAAGACCCGTTCGCTTGGCGCGGGCACGATCATCGGATCGGGTACCGTTTCGAACAAAGGCCCCGAGGGCGACCCCGGCAAGCCGGTGGCCGATGGCGGACTTGGATATTCCTGCATCGCGGAAATCCGCATGATCGAAACGATCCGCGACGGAGAAGCCAAGACCCGTTTCATGCGCGCAGGCGACACCGTGAAAATCGAAATGCGCGACGCCGCAAATCATTCGATCTTCGGCGCCATCGAACAAGAGGTGGTGGAGGCATAA
- the maiA gene encoding maleylacetoacetate isomerase, giving the protein MKLHGYYRSSTSYRLRIALELKQLEYEQDPVNLLESAQKDDGFTSRNPFASVPMLEAGGRDRAQSMAMLEWLDEAYPDHPLLPPDIEDRYTVRELAYAIATELHAPLNLPVLKYLKDPLGHSQRIVDHWYRHWLKRTLDPVEQRLKQLDTGDFLMDKPGLFEVVLIPQIYNARRFHYDLSESPHICRIETACLALPAFQRAHPNNQPDNPERG; this is encoded by the coding sequence ATGAAACTGCACGGATATTACCGCAGTTCAACATCGTACCGGCTTCGCATTGCGCTTGAGCTGAAACAGCTCGAGTACGAGCAAGACCCTGTGAACCTGCTTGAGAGTGCGCAGAAGGACGATGGCTTTACCAGCCGCAATCCGTTTGCATCTGTTCCCATGCTGGAGGCTGGCGGGCGCGACCGCGCACAGTCGATGGCGATGCTGGAATGGCTGGACGAGGCGTATCCCGATCATCCGCTGCTGCCGCCCGATATTGAAGATCGCTACACCGTGCGCGAATTAGCCTATGCCATCGCGACAGAACTGCACGCGCCGCTTAATCTGCCGGTGCTCAAATATCTGAAAGATCCGCTGGGCCATTCGCAGCGGATCGTTGATCACTGGTATCGCCATTGGTTGAAACGCACGCTCGACCCGGTCGAGCAGCGGCTGAAACAATTGGATACAGGCGACTTCCTGATGGACAAGCCCGGCCTGTTTGAAGTCGTTTTGATCCCGCAGATATATAACGCGCGGCGGTTTCATTATGACCTGTCCGAAAGCCCGCATATCTGCCGGATCGAAACCGCGTGCCTAGCATTGCCCGCTTTCCAGCGCGCACATCCCAACAATCAACCCGATAATCCTGAGAGGGGCTAA
- a CDS encoding acyl-CoA dehydrogenase — protein sequence MAGMAPFNWEDPFDLETQLTEDERMIRDTANAFAQSELQPRVIEAFRNEVSAPELFPLMGQAGLLGATIPEEYGGVGASYVAYGLIAREIERVDSGYRSMASVQSSLVMHPIYAYGSEEQRRKYLPGLSSGELIGCFGLTEPDAGSDPAGMKTVARKDGDGYVLNGAKTWISNSPFADIFVVWAKSEEHGGGIRGFVLEKGMKGLSAPKIDGKISLRASTTGGIVMEDVKVGADALLPDVQGLKGPFGCLNRARYGISWGAIGAAEFCMHAARQYGLDRKQFERPLAATQLYQKKLADMMTDIALGLQASLRVGRLMDEGRFAPDMISIVKRNNVGKALDIARQSRDMHGGNGISEEYQVIRHAVNLETVNTYEGTHDVHALILGRAITGIAAFG from the coding sequence ATGGCCGGAATGGCGCCTTTCAACTGGGAAGACCCCTTTGATCTCGAAACCCAGCTGACCGAAGACGAGCGGATGATCCGCGATACCGCAAATGCGTTTGCCCAAAGCGAACTGCAACCGCGCGTGATCGAGGCTTTTCGTAATGAAGTTTCCGCGCCGGAACTGTTCCCGCTCATGGGTCAGGCTGGCTTGCTCGGTGCGACCATTCCCGAAGAATATGGCGGCGTTGGCGCCTCCTATGTCGCCTACGGTTTGATCGCGCGCGAAATTGAGCGTGTGGACAGCGGCTATCGCTCTATGGCGTCGGTTCAATCCAGCCTCGTGATGCACCCGATCTATGCCTATGGATCGGAAGAACAGCGCCGCAAATATCTGCCCGGACTTTCATCGGGCGAATTGATCGGTTGCTTTGGCTTGACCGAACCTGATGCCGGCAGCGATCCAGCCGGTATGAAAACCGTCGCCCGCAAAGACGGTGACGGATACGTTTTGAACGGCGCGAAAACCTGGATTTCAAATTCGCCATTTGCCGACATATTTGTCGTCTGGGCCAAATCAGAGGAACATGGCGGCGGGATCCGCGGCTTTGTCCTTGAAAAAGGCATGAAAGGGCTATCCGCCCCCAAGATCGACGGCAAAATCTCGCTGCGCGCCTCCACCACCGGCGGCATCGTGATGGAAGATGTAAAAGTCGGCGCAGATGCGTTGCTGCCCGATGTTCAGGGTCTGAAAGGTCCATTCGGATGCCTGAACCGGGCGCGCTATGGCATCAGCTGGGGCGCGATAGGGGCTGCAGAATTCTGTATGCACGCCGCCCGCCAATACGGCCTTGACCGCAAACAGTTTGAACGCCCGCTCGCCGCGACGCAGCTTTATCAGAAAAAGCTCGCCGATATGATGACCGACATTGCACTGGGCCTTCAGGCGTCGCTGCGGGTTGGCCGATTGATGGACGAAGGCCGCTTTGCGCCGGACATGATTTCAATCGTGAAACGCAACAATGTCGGCAAGGCTTTGGATATTGCCCGCCAATCGCGCGACATGCACGGCGGCAACGGCATATCCGAGGAATATCAGGTAATCCGCCACGCGGTGAACCTTGAAACGGTAAACACCTACGAAGGCACGCATGATGTCCATGCATTGATCCTTGGCCGCGCAATCACAGGGATTGCAGCGTTCGGGTGA
- the acs gene encoding acetate--CoA ligase, whose protein sequence is MSEELFPVPGEWAASAKINASAYDERYARSISDPEGFWREESQRIDWIKPWETLKDVSYNEADFRIGWFMGGKLNICANALDRHLETRGDTPAIIWEPDHPDTPGRTLTYRDLHTEVCTFANVLKANGVNKGDRVTIYLPMVPEAAIAMLACARIGAVHSVVFAGFSPDALAGRIEDCQSNIVITADEGLRGGKKVPLKANVDAALEKTPADTVIVYRHTGGSVGFVEGRDVWWHDAAANASPECAAEAMDAEDPLFILYTSGSTGKPKGVMHTTGGYAVWTSMTHEYVFDYRPGQVYWCAADVGWVTGHSYVVYAPLINGATQVMFEGVPNYPDVSRFWNVVDKHKVEIFYAAPTALRALMREGDDWVTKTDRSSLRLLGSVGEPINPEAWDWYHRVVGERRCPIVDTWWQTETGGAMITPLPGATDLKPGSASKPMFGVQPALVDPEKGTLLKGAASGALVITDSWPGQMRTVYGDHDRFFQTYFSQYPGYYFTGDGCRRDEDGYYWITGRIDDVINVSGHRMGTAEVESALVEHPLVSEAAVVGMPHDVKGQGIYAYVTTNAGTEDSEELRKELVQWVRKEIGPIATPDVVQFAPGLPKTRSGKIMRRILRKIAENDTGNLGDTSTLADPGVVDDLLANRPRT, encoded by the coding sequence TTGAGCGAAGAACTATTTCCGGTGCCCGGTGAATGGGCAGCGTCGGCGAAGATCAACGCGTCTGCTTACGATGAACGCTATGCCCGATCGATCAGCGATCCCGAAGGGTTCTGGCGCGAGGAATCGCAGAGGATCGACTGGATCAAACCTTGGGAAACGCTCAAGGATGTAAGCTACAACGAGGCTGATTTCCGCATTGGCTGGTTCATGGGCGGAAAGCTCAATATCTGTGCCAACGCGCTCGACCGGCATCTGGAAACGCGCGGCGATACACCAGCGATCATCTGGGAACCGGACCACCCCGATACGCCCGGTCGCACGCTGACTTACCGCGATCTTCACACCGAAGTCTGCACCTTCGCCAACGTGCTGAAAGCCAACGGGGTCAACAAAGGCGACCGAGTAACAATCTACTTGCCGATGGTACCAGAGGCCGCCATCGCCATGCTCGCCTGCGCGCGGATCGGCGCCGTGCATTCAGTCGTATTTGCCGGCTTCTCTCCCGATGCGCTGGCGGGGCGCATTGAAGATTGCCAGTCAAACATCGTGATCACCGCCGATGAAGGCCTTCGCGGTGGAAAGAAAGTACCATTAAAAGCCAATGTCGATGCTGCGCTGGAAAAGACGCCCGCCGACACCGTAATCGTTTATCGGCACACCGGCGGCAGTGTCGGCTTTGTTGAAGGCCGCGATGTGTGGTGGCATGACGCCGCTGCCAATGCCTCGCCCGAATGCGCAGCGGAGGCGATGGACGCCGAAGACCCGCTGTTTATCCTTTACACATCGGGTTCAACCGGAAAGCCCAAAGGCGTGATGCACACCACCGGCGGATATGCTGTGTGGACCAGCATGACGCATGAATACGTGTTCGATTACCGCCCCGGTCAAGTGTATTGGTGCGCCGCCGATGTCGGCTGGGTCACCGGCCACAGCTATGTCGTCTATGCCCCGCTCATCAATGGCGCGACGCAGGTGATGTTCGAAGGTGTGCCGAATTACCCGGATGTCAGCCGGTTCTGGAATGTCGTTGACAAACATAAAGTGGAAATTTTCTACGCTGCGCCGACCGCGCTGCGCGCGCTGATGCGCGAAGGCGATGACTGGGTGACTAAAACCGACCGGTCCTCGCTCAGGCTGCTGGGCAGTGTGGGCGAGCCTATTAATCCCGAGGCATGGGATTGGTATCACCGCGTTGTTGGTGAACGCCGCTGCCCGATCGTTGATACGTGGTGGCAGACCGAAACAGGCGGCGCGATGATCACCCCCCTGCCCGGCGCGACCGATCTGAAACCCGGCAGCGCATCAAAACCGATGTTCGGTGTGCAGCCCGCTCTGGTCGATCCAGAGAAAGGCACATTGCTGAAAGGGGCGGCATCGGGCGCGCTGGTTATCACAGATAGCTGGCCGGGCCAGATGCGCACGGTTTACGGCGATCATGACCGGTTTTTCCAAACCTATTTCAGCCAGTATCCCGGATATTATTTCACCGGTGATGGCTGCCGCCGTGATGAAGATGGCTATTACTGGATCACAGGCCGCATCGACGATGTGATCAACGTGTCGGGCCACCGCATGGGCACAGCAGAGGTGGAAAGCGCGCTGGTCGAACATCCGCTGGTGTCAGAGGCCGCCGTGGTCGGCATGCCGCATGATGTGAAGGGACAAGGCATTTACGCCTATGTCACCACCAATGCGGGCACCGAAGATAGCGAAGAGCTGCGCAAGGAATTGGTGCAATGGGTCCGCAAGGAAATCGGCCCGATTGCAACGCCCGATGTCGTCCAATTTGCCCCCGGCCTCCCCAAAACACGGTCGGGTAAAATCATGCGCCGGATCCTCCGCAAGATCGCAGAAAACGATACCGGCAATCTCGGCGATACATCAACTCTTGCCGATCCCGGCGTGGTCGATGATCTTTTGGCCAACAGACCGCGTACCTAA